In bacterium, the following proteins share a genomic window:
- a CDS encoding glycosyltransferase family 39 protein, translating to MHSDTTSDNPQFWLSRKIELRWVIVLLALALLVRCSNLVYRVPIWGDEPSYRMIAVNILEGKGFQEGHYYAWRYPGYCYFIAGTLLLEKQTGSEPFAARTTVAAQILMSVLGCYLLYRLIKQIFGTRAALIALALITFYIPQIRLPGRLFSENLSLPLFLLFWCIYISFRKRPSFLNVLGMGVCAGVVGLCRETALAFILVVLIAELATRMRAVRLSALAPILGVFLFLGLTLSPWLIRNYLLFHKITSITTNAPINIYYGAQPNATGFCTMDNLGPPYSLVLVEPPNTSHRHDPANGIYEEIEVGRSQLQASIDYVRHNPLAWTLLGFKKAAYSWVLPSMTFFNPQSKTEQVFAHIWDANYLLILIPGLMGAWRLRRRFFELLPGYSTLIVPTFLSILTVVLTRYRMPTDFGLILFASVQYAFWWEGRLSRSSKTELADASLS from the coding sequence ACAACATCAGACAATCCTCAATTTTGGCTAAGTCGAAAAATCGAACTTAGATGGGTCATTGTCTTGCTGGCGCTGGCTTTGCTTGTGAGATGTTCTAACCTTGTTTATCGGGTACCCATTTGGGGTGATGAACCTTCATATCGAATGATAGCTGTGAATATCCTCGAAGGAAAGGGGTTCCAAGAAGGACATTATTATGCATGGCGTTACCCCGGATACTGTTATTTCATAGCGGGAACTTTATTGCTCGAAAAGCAAACTGGCTCGGAGCCGTTCGCAGCAAGAACCACGGTTGCGGCACAAATTCTGATGTCTGTTTTAGGATGCTATCTACTTTATAGGTTGATAAAACAGATTTTTGGGACACGAGCAGCGTTGATAGCTTTAGCTCTGATAACCTTTTATATCCCCCAAATACGCCTTCCTGGACGGCTATTTTCCGAGAACCTCTCATTGCCGCTCTTTCTTTTGTTTTGGTGCATTTACATATCGTTCAGAAAGCGTCCGAGTTTTCTGAACGTCTTAGGAATGGGTGTCTGTGCCGGAGTGGTCGGATTATGCCGAGAAACGGCTCTTGCATTTATACTTGTTGTACTTATCGCAGAGCTGGCGACTAGGATGCGAGCCGTTAGGCTATCTGCGCTTGCTCCGATTCTAGGGGTATTTCTATTTCTTGGGCTAACGCTTTCGCCATGGTTGATTCGCAACTATCTTCTATTTCATAAGATAACATCAATTACCACTAACGCGCCGATTAACATTTACTATGGCGCTCAACCTAATGCAACCGGCTTTTGCACGATGGACAATCTTGGTCCACCCTACAGCTTGGTATTGGTTGAGCCTCCAAATACTTCCCATCGGCACGATCCTGCTAATGGAATATATGAGGAAATTGAGGTTGGGCGTTCTCAACTCCAGGCATCTATTGATTACGTTCGCCACAATCCGCTCGCCTGGACGCTTTTAGGGTTTAAGAAAGCTGCCTACTCCTGGGTGCTTCCTTCAATGACTTTCTTCAACCCACAATCAAAAACAGAACAGGTATTCGCTCATATTTGGGATGCTAATTATTTACTAATCCTCATCCCAGGTTTGATGGGCGCTTGGCGCTTAAGACGACGCTTCTTTGAGCTATTACCTGGGTATAGCACTTTAATAGTGCCTACTTTTCTTTCGATACTGACTGTAGTATTGACGCGATATCGTATGCCAACCGATTTTGGGCTTATCTTATTTGCGAGTGTTCAATATGCTTTTTGGTGGGAAGGTCGACTTTCTCGCTCATCAAAGACGGAACTTGCAGACGCTTCTTTAAGTTAG